The following DNA comes from Ochotona princeps isolate mOchPri1 chromosome 8, mOchPri1.hap1, whole genome shotgun sequence.
atattaattaaaaggcagaatgagagagagagagatcttccacctgcttgttcactccccaaatggccatgactgccagagctgggctggtccaaacctGCGAACCAgcaagttcttccaggtctctcatgggtgcagggtcccaaggacttgggccattctccactgcttttccaacccattagcaaggagctaaatgGGGAATGGTgcagccaagatcccatatgggatgccagtgccacaggcagaaaatTAAGCAATAACTCACTATGCAGGtcccaaagtaaataaatctttaaaaacatacattatgggggcccagcatgatggctcactaactaaatcttcaccttacaaacattgggatcccatatgggcatcagtttatgtcccagctattctgcttccccatccaactccatgattatggcctgggaaggcagtagagggtggcccaaagtcttggaaccctgtacacgcaagggagacctgaaagaaactcctggctcctggcttcacatcagctcagctccaggcattgtggcaatttggagagtgaaccagaaaatggaaggtttctctgtgtgtttcctcctctctgaatatctggtctgtctttccaataaaaataaatcttaaaagataaataaaattatggaCATCGTAACATTCCAACCATCTCTAAAAATTGTATACATTTTCAAACACACCTGTAATGGCATTATTGTatcttaaaattaataataacccCTCTAAATTGTTTAATACCAGTTCATATTTGGATTTCCTCAATCATCCCCAAAATATCTTTCATAATTGGTTTATTCAGAAAGTATGCTATCATGCATTGATTTGATTTTCTCATAAGTCACTTTTAATCTGGAATATTCCTTTTCCAAAGATCAAATTATTTGTCTTATAGAATAATCCATGTAGTAGATTTCTGTGATAGTTCCTTGTAGCAGTGTTTAACTTGTTCTTCCAGTATTTCTTGTAAACTAGAAGCTAGAGTTAAAGGCTTATGTTGGttcacattaaatatatttggCAATACTAGGTACTTCCGTGAACTCTGTACTTCCTGTAGTATCACAACAAAAAACACTGTGTCTAATTGTCATTGTCATTTAGTTTGGGGGTAGGAGGAGCAAAAATAACATATACCAGACTGGATGAGGCAAAAATCCCTGGGGAAAAGTCCCAGTGGGGCTGGAGGTGTAAGCAGGTGCTATCCAGTCCGTGCTGTGGGCCTCGGCGCCCTTAGCTCCTAGCTGAACACTCATCTGAAGGGGAGACACTCCTCTTGATGGTATTAACGAATGGCGGCAAAGGGCCTGCCCAGCCGGTCCTGGCATCAGTCACAGGACACGATGATCTCCTCTGTGGTTgagaggaggaagctcctggcacggGTCCTGCTCAGGTCTCTTGGCAGAACCAACTGAACGCACTGAGTCCACTTCTCAGCTATCCCAGCAAATCTTGCCTCTGAACTCTTATTTCCACACCTCTGTAGctcagcatttattattttccattgaaCAGAGTCAGCAGTTTCAAAGAAGCAGTTGCTGCCGGTATATTGGTGTGTAAACTCTTGTTTTTATACTGGTCTTCAGTGTAGTACCAAGTGCGTAAAGGTGTTCAATAAATtgttaattttcaaagacaaattacAACATTAATCAAGGATAGGGTAATAAATGGATATTGCACCTAGATAACTATTAAAAGACATGAAAATGCAAAGCCTCAGGAAAGCTTATtcaccatttaatttttttctggaaatactTATTCTAATAACTCAAAAAtgtgttgaatatatatatatatatttttagaaagcatCTTTTTTGTGTTTCTGGTAGTTTAACGTATTCATTACTCAGGATCTCCtattgatgcttttttttttttaaagatttattcattttattacagccagatatacagagaggaggagagacagagaggaagatcctccatccgatgtttcactccccaagtgagccgcaaccggccggtgcgcaccaatccgaagccgggaaccaggaacctcttccgggtctcccatgcgggcgcagggtcccaaggcttcgggctgtcctcgactgctttcccaggccacaagcagggaggtggatgggaagtggagctgctgggattagaaccggcgcccttatggaatcccggggcgttcaaggcgaggacttaagccgctaggccacgccgctgggcccgtgtGTTGAATGTTGATTGTCGCTTTGAGGTTAGGAATATGGAAGTGAATAAATCTCCACTCATGCAACTGTTCACTGCATGAAAACTGTTTCAGGTGTTTTTCCTTAGAGCTTACTATTACACAATATTAAAGAAAGATGTTGGCTTTTCACGGAGGTCACACTTGAGTTCAGCAAAAGTTTTCAAAGTCTCGAATCCCATCTGcaaaaaattctttcaaattctATATAAAGTGCTGAGTCCTTCCAGGGAAGTTAAGACCAAAGTGAAGTAAGTGCCCTACTTCATTCCGCAAGTAGCAACGTGCTCAGAGATGCCAGCCCATGGCCTCTACTCCGAGCTCTCTGATCTCGCACAATGAGGTGACCATCATGGGGGACAAGCGCAATGCCCCGGGAAGGCAGCTGTGTCATGTGACACTCTTCTGGTCTGGCTTGTTGGGCAAGACGCTGGCCAACAGCAACAACCGGAGGCTCATTTGCAAAGTTGGGGCTGGCAGACCTCCAGAGGCAGGTGCCGCCCCAGCAGGGTACCCTGTGCCCCTGGTGGTTGCCGCTCCAgctgagaaggaagcagaaacaaagaacGAAGAGCCTGAGGAGTCTGATGACAACAGGGGGCTCTGGCTTTTTGACTAAGTACGtttttcttcaattaaaaaaaaaaaaaccaacttagaaaaaaatagaaaaagagaaagaaacatgaaGGACAGACTCATGAAGGTAAGAGTCGACATTCATATCTGACATTTAAATTAAGGACTGCAAAGGACCACTCCTGGAAGTAGTGAAGTATGAGTGATAATAAATTTAACTATTCTTTCAGGAGGAGTGGCCTCATCAACATGTTAAAGTGGCTATCACATGCATGACTGCCTATTCtactattttacttaaaaataactgGCACTGTAATATCCACAGCGGCAGCCAATGATGGCTGAGATGTGCTGTAAGTCTGAAACACATACCCACAGAATTTTAAAGCCCTTGTAGAAAAATATAGCAAATTCCCCCattaatgaatatatatgtaatatacatacattttaaagatttactgatttattattggaaagtcagatacacaaagaggaggagagacagagaggaaaatctttca
Coding sequences within:
- the LOC101526461 gene encoding large ribosomal subunit protein P1-like → MASTPSSLISHNEVTIMGDKRNAPGRQLCHVTLFWSGLLGKTLANSNNRRLICKVGAGRPPEAGAAPAGYPVPLVVAAPAEKEAETKNEEPEESDDNRGLWLFD